The following are encoded in a window of Brachyhypopomus gauderio isolate BG-103 chromosome 18, BGAUD_0.2, whole genome shotgun sequence genomic DNA:
- the LOC143481487 gene encoding complement factor B-like isoform X3, whose product MEFVTWMNLFIFMSVTVTDVSSSCQCSDSNLTISGGTFTLSNMYNDGSVLKYHCPEGYYPYPVQFRQCFKGQWDPAPNRKQPECKGVTCPNPNVLTNGVVYPYKKIYCVNDTTTYRCNSDYTFRGSSTRVCKANGKWSGGTPICSRNSDHCPDPGTPPGARRTGHIFNIDDTVTYSCKNNLKLLGSKVRVCQDDGQWSGQEPECYANFTYDTPEEVAEVFSSSLQTTLTRHEETGKEGKKIKLEQGGKLDIYIALDASASIAENNFNDAKSIIKKLIEKIRYYQVSPNYEIIIFATEVTRIVSIADYKRNDDEKLDKVLRDLEGFNYDGKEIKAGTAIAKAYGAILDSISFEKTRDQKAFNETNHVIIMFTDGIFNIGGNPKDKIDEIKHEVYYNEMEKRDEYLDLYVFGVGDDVLKEDIDGWVTKRRDEKHFFLLGKMENVQETFDQMIDESTSVSLCGLYRDYDDGTPSSMRRGYPWLIKIEVTHEDGKGSNCIGSLVTPTFILTAAHCFRIDDDTEKIKVEAPNARDILPKVKEYIPHPKYKIRGKMNMGISEFYEYDVALIELERSVIVDINLRTICIPCTKETSGALRLSSSDVTCKYHKEELLNNDLVNAMFMSAKKDDDNIHPKRNVQIKEGPKRAVCVEDAKKELNLTDVQVAEVITDNFLCSGGAELNNIDDIACRGDSGGATFVEQKSRMIQVGIISWGLKDICTDKTQSVETARDFHTNLFSPEVQAFLKQYLGDGKRGAPLTFL is encoded by the exons ATGTTTCATCTTCATGTCAGTGCTCTGACAGTAACCTGACCATCAGTGGAGGCACCTTCACCCTCTCCAATATGTATAATGATGGTAGTGTACTGAAGTATCACTGCCCAGAGGGTTATTATCCATATCCTGTGCAATTTCGCCAATGTTTCAAAGGCCAGTGGGATCCTGCACCGAACAGAAAACAGCCAGAGTGCAAAG GGGTCACATGCCCTAATCCAAATGTTTTGACAAATGGAGTTGTGTACCCATACAAGAAGATTTACTGCGTGAATGACACAACAACTTATAGGTGTAACTCTGATTACACATTCCGTGGTTCCTCCACCCGTGTATGCAAGGCTAATGGGAAATGGAGTGGTGGCACACCGATTTGTAGTCGTAACT CTGATCACTGCCCTGATCCTGGTACTCCCCCTGGTGCCAGAAGAACAGGCCACATCTTCAACATTGATGACACAGTTACCTACAGTTGCAAAAACAACTTGAAATTGCTGGGTTCTAAAGTTCGTGTGTGTCAGGATGATGGACAGTGGTCTGGGCAAGAACCGGAGTGCTATG CTAATTTCACATATGATACTCCAGAGGAAGTTGCAGAGGTGTTTAGCAGTTCTCTACAGACTACGTTAACGAGGCATGAGGAAACGG GTAAAGAAGGGAAGAAAATCAAACTGGAGCAGGGTGGGAAACTGGACATCTACATTGCCCTGGATGCATCTGCCAGCATAGCTGAAAATAATTTTAATGATGCAAAGAGTATCATTAAGAAACTCATAGAAAAA ATTCGCTACTATCAGGTTTCCCCAAACTATGAAATCATTATTTTTGCCACAGAAGTGACAAGAATAGTTAGTATTGCAGATTACAAGAGGAATGACGATGAGAAACTGGATAAAGTTCTTCGGGACCTGGAAGGGTTTAATTATGATG GAAAAGAAATTAAAGCTGGAACCGCCATTGCAAAAGCCTATGGAGCAATTCTGGACAGCATCAGTTTTGAAAAGACCAGAGATCAAAAGGCCTTTAATGAAACAAATCATGTTATAATCATGTTCACTGATG GTATTTTTAATATAGGAGGGAACCCCAAAGACAAAATTGATGAAATCAAGCATGAAGTGTACTATAATGAAATGGAGAAGCGTGATGAATATCTTG ATCTGTATGTGTTTGGTGTGGGCGATGATGTGCTGAAAGAAGACATTGATGGCTGGGTAACAAAAAGACGAGATGAAAAGCATTTCTTTTTACTTGGGAAAATGGAAAAtgtgcaagaaacctttgatcAAATGATTG ATGAGAGCACtagtgtgagtctgtgtggaCTCTACAGAGACTATGATGATGGAACTCCATCATCCATGCGTCGTGGATACCCCTGGCTCATTAAGATTGAAGTGACT catgaGGATGGCAAAGGATCAAACTGTATAGGATCACTAGTCACTCCTACATTTATTCTAACAGCTGCCCACTGCTTTAGGATTGATGATGATACTGAAAAAATCAAAGTTGAGGCACCCAATGCTAGAG ACATATTACCAAAGGTGAAAGAATACATACCACACCCCAAATACAAAATCAGAGGTAAAATGAATATGGGAATATCAGAGTTCTACGAGTATGATGTGGCTCTCATTGAACTAGAGAGGAGTGTAATAGTTGACATTAATCTCAG AACCATATGTATCCCCTGTACCAAAGAAACGAGTGGGGCATTAAGGTTGTCATCCAGTGATGTGACATGCAAATACCACA AGGAAGAACTGTTGAATAATGACCTTGTCAACGCTATGTTCATGTCAGCTAAGAAAGACGATGATAACATTCATCCAAAAAGGAATGTTCAAATCAAAGAAGGACCTAAG AGGGCTGTATGTGTTGAAGATGCCAAAAAGGAGTTGAATTTGACAGATGTACAAGTGGCGGAGGTTATTACAGACAACTTCCTGTGCAGTGGTGGAGCTGAACTAAATAACATAGATGATATTGCCTGCAGAG GTGATTCTGGTGGTGCAACATTTGTGGAGCAAAAGTCTCGCATGATCCAG gTTGGCATCATCAGCTGGGGACTGAAGGATATTTGTACAGATAAAACACAGTCTGTGGAAACAGCCAGAGACTTCCACACAAACCTCTTCAGTCCAGAAGTGCAGGCTTTCCTTAAGCAATACCTGGGTGATGGAAAAAGAGGTGCTCCTCTAACGTTTCTGTAA